In the Blautia coccoides genome, TGTAAAGCATTATATCCGGCAGATGTTCGGAGAGGCACCTTTGAAAAATCCGGACTATCCCCGGATGATCAATGAGAAGCATTACCGCAGGGTGATGGAACTGCTCAGAGAGGGGCAGATTGAGATCGGCGGGTACGGAGATGAAAAACGTCTTCAGATCGCGCCCACAGTGCTGACCGGGATCACGGAAGAATCGCCTGTTATGCAGGAGGAGATCTTCGGACCGGTGCTTCCGGTGCTGACCTTTAAAGAGACAGCAGAAGCGGTGGGATTTGTGAAAGAGAGGGAAAAGCCGTTGGCCCTGTATCTTTTTACAAGGGATAAGAGGACGGAGAGAAAGGTTCTCAGAAATCTCTCCTTTGGAGGCGGCTGCGTCAATGACACCATCATTCATCTGGCTACCCCGCATATGGGCTTCGGCGGTGTGGGAGGCAGCGGCATGGGGAGCTATCACGGGAGAGAAAGCTTTGAAACCTTCAGTCACAAAAAAAGCGTGGTGAGGAAGTCAGATATGATAGACCTGCCTATCCGTTATCAGCCTTATACAGAGGGAAAAGAGTGGCTGCTCCGCAGATTTTTATAATATTTCAGACAGCGAAAGCGGCTTACAGTTAGTTCAGAAAGGGGAAACATAAGATGTCAAAGAAACCATCAGACAATGAATATTTCTGGAACAGGAGATCCAGAGTTTACGATGACCAGGTGTGGAAGGTCTATAAAAAAGCGTATAAAAAGACAGTGAAGCGCACACTGCCGTACCTGAACCAGGAGGCAAAAGTCCTGGATTTCGGGTGCGGTACAGGCAATACCACTATTCCCATCTCACAGAATGTGAGGGAGATCGTGGCTATTGACACATCAGAGGAGATGATGGAAAAAGCAGTGCAGAAGGCAGCCGGGGAAGGATGCCGGAACATCACATTCTGTCACACGGATCTGATGAATTTCAGCGGTGAACCGGAGAGTTTTGATGTGGTGACAGCTTTTAACGTGCTTTTATATCTGTCAGACCGGGATCAGGTGTTGGAAAAAATATGGTCTCTTCTCAAACCCGGAGGAGTGTTTATCTCCGCTACAGACTGTCTGGGAAGGAATTTTTCAAGGGACTCCGTGAAAAAGTTTGTGAAGAGCAAGCTGCACCTTATGCCCTATGTGGCTTTTGATACACCCATCGGCCTGATGCGGAAGATCCAGAAAAAAGGATTTCTGGTACTGGAAATCGTAAATCTTCACAAAAATCCGCCGAATATTTTTATCGTGGCGCAGAAGATTGATGACAGGGATGATACATAACTGATTTTATAGTTTGTTTATAATTTTAATAAAAATTTGTTAGCACTCACTGAAAATGAGTGCTAATTTTCTCTTGACTTTTCCTCCGCCGGGTATTAATATTATTTTTAGCAGCGGGAAACCGGAGTAAAGTTTTCCGTAATAAAAATAAGAAAACAGAGAAAAGACAAAGGAGATGCATATCATGGCTAACAAGCGTGGTAATTTATCAATCAATAGCGACAATATTTTCCCGATCATCAAGAAATGGTTGTACTCCGACCATGACATTTTCTTCCGTGAGATGATTTCCAATGGATGTGATGCCATTACCAAACTGAAAAAACTGGAGGTTATGGGTGAGTATACATTCCCGGAAGGACACAAGAACAAGATCCAGGTGATCGTGAATCCGGAAGAGAAGACACTGAAATTCATTGATACCGGTCTTGGTATGACCGCTGATGAGGTGGAAGAATATATTACTCAGATCGCATTTTCCGGTGCGACAGAGTTTTTGGAGAAATATAAAGATAAGACTAACGAAGATCAGATCATCGGACATTTCGGTCTGGGATTCTATTCTGCGTTTATGGTAGCTGATGAAGTTCATATTGATACACTTTCCTACAAAGAGGACGCTGTTCCCGTACACTGGGAATGTGACGGCGGCACAGAGTACGAAATCGGAGAGGGAAGCCGCACAGAAGTAGGTACAGAGATCACCCTGTTCTTAAATGAGGATGCACTGGAATTTGCCAACGAATACCGTGCAAGAGAGATCATTGAAAAATACTGCTCCTTCATGCCGGTAGAAATATTCCTGTCAAAGGCCAATGCAGAGCAGGAGTATGAGACCATTGATGAGGCTGATTTAAGAGAGGATGATGTGGTAGTAGAGCACATCCACGAGGAGGCCAAGACAGAGGAGAAGGAGAACGAAAACGGCGAGAAGGAAATCGTTGAGGTTTCTCCTGCCCAGGATAAAGTAAAGATCAATAAACGTCCGGTATCTTTAAGTGACACCCATCCGCTGTGGACAAAACATCCCAACGACTGTACAGACGAGGAATACAAAGATTTCTACAGAAAAGTATTTATGGATTACAAGGAGCCTCTGTTCTGGATCCATCTGAACATGGATTATCCGTTCAACCTGAAAGGTATCCTGTACTTCCCGAAGATCAACATGGAATACGAATCCATTGAGGGAACCATCAAGCTGTACAACAACCAGGTGTTCATCGCAGACAATATCAAAGAAGTGATCCCTGAGTTTTTGATGCTGTTAAAAGGTGTCATTGACTGCCCGGATCTGCCTCTGAACGTATCCAGAAGTGCGCTGCAGAATGACGGATTTGTAAAGAAAATTTCTGAGTATATCAGCAAAAAAGTGGCTGACAAGCTGTCAGGCATGTGCAAGACAGATAGAGAAAACTATGAAAAATATTGGGATGATATCAGCCCGTTCATCAAATTCGGCTGTTTAAAGGATACAAAATTCTCAGAGAGAATGATGGATTACATCCTGTATAAGAATATTGACGGCAAGTATCTGACTCTGGAAGACTGCATCAAAGCCAATGAAAAACCGGAAGAGGCCAAAGAGACTGAGGAAACTGTAGTTGAGGAAACAAAAGAGGAGACTGCAGAGGACAGCAAGAAAGACGAGGAAGAGAAAGAGCCTGAGAAGACAAATATTTACTATGTGACAGATGAGGTACAGCAGAGCCAGTATATTAATATGTTCAGAGAAGAGGGCCAGGATGCTGTCATCATGAAACATAACATTGACTCCCCGTTTATCTCCCATGTAGAGCAGATCAAGGAAAATGTAAGGTTCCTGCGCATTGATGCGGATATCAATGACTCCGTAAAAGAGGATGATGCGGCAGCGCTGGAAGAGGAGACAAAGACCCTTTCAGAACTGTTTAAAAAGGTGCTGAACAAAGAAAACCTGACCGTTAAAGTGGAAAAACTGAAAAATGAAAATGTTTCTTCCATGATGACCGTTTCAGAGGAAAGCCGCCGTATGCAGGAAATGATGAAAATGTATAATATGTACGGTATGGACCCGTCCATGTTCGGCGGACAGGAGACACTGATACTCAATGCCAACAATAAGCTGGTACAGTATGTCCTGGAGAACGGTGATACAGAGAACACAAATGTGATCTGTGAGCAGCTTTATGATCTGGCTGTGCTGAGCCACAGACAGCTCACACCGGAGGAAATGACAAAATTTGTGACACGCAGCAATGATATCATGATGATGCTTGCAAAATAAGATAAAAAGAGTGCGAAATAAATAAGAACGATCATAGTGCAGTTGTGAAAATGATTTTTTACAACTGCACTATTTTGTATTTATGATACCTGCATTTATGAAATTTGCAGCACCCGCAAAGAGGAGATTGTTCGTCTGGACTGCAAAGAAAACTTGGCAGAAAGTGTTGACAAGAAAACTTGGCATGATATAATATAGATGACAAGAAAACTTGGCAAAGAGAGGAAGGTGCCGTTATGGAAAAAAAGGAAGTTTTGGAGCTGGCCAGGAAGAAAAAGAAAGGCTCCATGGATGAATGGGAAACGCAGGTTTCGCAGAAAGGATTCAGTTTTGTGCTGATGGGGATTCTCTTGGTAACTTTGGCGCTGATGATCGTTAAAATTGTGGCAGGGCAGCCCTGGAGCGATGTGTACTGCATATTTTTTGTGAGCATGGGAATCCATTATCTGTATAACGGGGGGAAGCTTCACAAGAAGTTCGAGATAGGGCTGGGAATCCTGTCAGTGCTGGCTGCCGTGCTGCTGTTTGTCGGCTATATCAGTGAGATTTTTTAGGCGGGCAGCAGATGGACGATGAATTAATTTTAAAAAACCGCCTGAAGGAAGCCAGAAGTGAGAAAAAATTGTCCCAGAACCAGTTGGCTGAGATGGTGGGGGTATCCAGAAATACCATAAGCTCCATTGAGACGGGGCAGTTTAATCCAACAGCAAAACTGGCACTGATCTTATGTATTGCACTGGACAAGAAATTCGAGGAATTATTTTATTTTTGAGGGAGAAATGTTATGCCGCGTATTTTACTGCTGGAGGATGATGAGACCATTGCCTTTGGAATCCAAAGCGCAATGAAAAAAGAGGGGAGCACCACTGTCTGGTGCCGGACCTTAAAGGAGGCAGGAGCCTGCCTGGATGAAAAGACAGACCTTGTGCTCCTGGATCTGAATTTGCCGGATGGGAATGGCTTTTCCTTCTGTCGGCAGGTAAAGGCCTTTGATGAGACACTTCCCGTTATATTTCTCACTGTGCGGGATGAGGAGAAGGATATTGTGAGAGGGCTGGACATGGGAGCAGATGATTATATTGTGAAACCGTTTCTTTTGTCGGTTCTTTCCTCCAGGATCCGTGCTGTTCTAAGAAGGAGCAGCAGGACTGCGGAGATGGGAAGGCTTGCATGCGGCCATATTTCCATGGATACAGAGAAGATGAAAGCATATCTTGGGTCTGAGGAGGTGGTATTGACAGCCGGGGAACTGCGGCTGCTGCGGGTGCTTCTGGAGAATAAGAACCAGGCAATAACCAGGAACCGCCTTCTTGAGCTTCTGTGGGATGCGGATGGAAATTTTGTCAATGACAATACCCTGACAGTCACTATGAAACGCCTCAGGGAAAAGCTGGGGAACCCGGAGCAGATCCGGACGCTTAGGGGGATTGGTTATCGGATGGAGGAGATAGCTGAGAATGGATAAGAGAGCAAGGAGGATCACCATACTGGGGGCACTTGCGGCGGCCCTTTTCCTGGGAGCTGTTCTGGGTTTTGGATTTTCCGTGATTTCCGCCCACACCCAGAGAGAGAACGCGGAGTATATGATCTCCTACACCATGGAGGAGGAACCGGAACTTACAGAAAAGGTGGCCAAGATCTTGAAAGAAAGCCGGAGTGTAGAGGTTTCCGGGGAGGGAAAAGAGTGGCTGGATAGGTACGGATACACGGACGGATATTACAGAAGCGGTCTTCTGCCCGCCTATATGGGCATATCCTGCGCGGGGCTTGCAGTGATATTCCTTATCTGGCTGTTTTGGTATACAAAGGCAGAGCGGGGGAGGACGCAGCGTATGGAAGAACTGACTGCGTATCTGGAGGATGTGAACCAGGGACGAGAGACAGTGCTGGCACGCAGGGAGGACTCTTTTTCCATACTGGAGGATGAGATCTACAAGACCGTCAGGGAGCTTCGCAGGACAAAGGAGGAGGCATGCCGGGAACGGCAGAATCTGGCGGATAATCTGGCAGATATTGCACACCAGCTAAAGACGCCCATTACCTCCATGTCCCTGATGGTACAACTGATCCGGGAGGAGGAAGTAAACCGGGAGACAAGAGCTTATCTGGAGCGCCTGGAGCGTCAGATTTCCCGTATGGAATACCTGGTTGCCGGTCTTCTGACACTATCCAGGCTTGACGCGGGAACACTGGAATTGGAACAGGAAAGTCTGGATGCGGCCTCTGTGATGATCCAGGCCTCAGAGCCTCTGGAACCTCAGATAAAAGAAAGAAATCAGACCCTGGATCTGCAGATGCAGCCGGAATGCGTTTTCTGCGGTGACAGGCATTGGACGGCTGAGATTTTTTCCAATTTGATAAAAAACTGCAGCGAACATGCAGGAAATGGAGGGAGGATCACAATAAAATACCACCAGAATCCCCTTTATACGGAGATCCTGGTGGCGGATAACGGCCCCGGATTTGATAGGGAGGACCTGCCCCTCTTATTCCAGCGGTTTTACCGGGGAAGTAATGCCTGCAAGGACAGCATTGGTATTGGTCTGGCTTTGTCAAAAGCACTGGTTGAGCGGCAGAACGGCACCCTGCGGGCAGAGAACGCTGCAAATGGGGGAGCCTGTTTTACTGCTAGGTTTTATACGGACCGGAGCATATCGGGCATATCTTAAAATCAATTCCATGATCCATACACCCCGCCCTAAATGGTATCGTCTTTCAGCGCGTCAACAATATTTTCTTTTCGTATTTTCCTGCTGCCGGAGGCATAGGTTGCCAGCATAACAGCCAGCAGCAGGGCAGTGTAAGCAAGAATCTTTAAAAACGGCGCGTGCACCAGGTAAGCGCTAAAGGGCAGCCCAGACGCGTTCAGGAAGAAGGCTACGAACAACACCTGTACGGGAAGACTGATAAGAAACGGCGTCAGCCCGAACAGCAGTGCTTCCAGGGATAAGATGCGGGACAGCGCTCTGGGAGAGAGGCCCACGGAACGCAGGGTGGATAGTTCCCTTCTGCGGCTTTTCAGGGTTCCGGATATGGTTGCCCATACATTGGAGAGACCGATGACCGCCATCAGTCCTGAGATAAAGAAGATGATCGCACTGTACATTTTGTTGGCGTCATTGTTCAGCTTTTCTTTCTCCAGGATATCGGAAATGATATAATCACCGGAACCGTAATATCTGTCACTGAATTTTTCCAGGTCATCTCTGACCTGGGAAATGTATTTCCTGTGGTCGGCTTTGAAAAGACCAATGGCATGGTAGGCCCCCAGACGCCGTTTTTCCCTGACATTTTCAGCCATGGAATCCAGGGTACTCATAGGTACAAACTGAACCAGTGTATATCCGGGAAACTCTACGCCGGGGAGCGGAGTTTTGTCTGTAATGTAGCCGGCTTTTACCTGAATAACTGACTCCCCTTCCTCTTCATCCAAAATTTTATCCGTATAAGTAAGGATGTCTCCCTCTTGCATCTTCAGAAAGTCTATCATATCCGTCCTGGTGGACGTGGCATTCACTTTATCGGCAATGCTGTTGCAGACAATAGACTGTATATCTGCAGTATCAAAATATGGAGCAGGGTCAATACCCAGAGTATCGCAGTATGCGGTGAAGGATTCATCATCCAGGCCAATGAAATAGTTCTGTACCCGGTATTCTCCGTCTCTTTTAATGGGATAATATTTTCCTGCATCCACCACAGCGTCCATTCCTCCCGCGTTCTTAAGCTCATCTGATACCATATCCGGTGTGATCCAAAGGGCAGATTTTAAGTTGGAATAAAATACCGCTTCCTTTACATGAGGAAAGCTTTTCAGGTCTTTCAGAATCTCAGCTTCCGGCGCTTGACCGTTATCCAGGAAATACTCAATGTCCGCTTGATCCTGATCCTCCTTTGCGGAGAACTCTGCCTGGACTGTCCGGAAGGCATTCAGATGCCAGAAACAGGCCAGAACCAGAAAGGATAGGGTCAGGGAGATGGTAGCTGTCCGATAGGATTTCTTTCTGGCAGAAAGCGCGCTGGAAGCCAATTCCCCCTCGATTCCGAAGAACCGGGAGAGGATGTGCCGGGAGCGGGTCTTTTTAATATTTCCGGCTTCACCCCGGCGGATGGCTTCAATGGGCGTAAGCCGGGCTATTTTTCTGGCTGGGATCCTGGCTGAGAACCATACGGTAAAAAAGGTCAGCAGGATGGCAGGCAGGATACTGGGCAGTCCATACGAAAAAGTGACTTTTGGTATATTGCCGCTTCTGGCTGCGTCATTGATGGAGTTCACATACTGTATCAGCCAATGATCCAGAAACCACCCTGTGGCAAGTCCTGCCGGCAGGGGAAGAAGCATGAGAAACAGGCCTTCCCAGATCACCGACTGCCGGATCTGGCGGGGAGAGGCGCCGATGCTTGCCAGGATGCCCAACTGTGTAACACGTGAATTGGCAGACAGAGAGAATGCGTTATGGATGATCAGGACAAAAAGCCCTACAACCAATACAGCCAGGAACAGAAACATAATAGGAAATGCCAGCGCCTCCAGTGCATTGTCCATATGGAACTGTTCTTTGGGAAAGACAAAATGCTGGGACAGAAGATCTGCATTGTATTTTAAATTATATTCACCGTATTCATCCTTTTCCCAGCCGATCAGAGCTGCTATTTTGGGCAGATCCTCATAAGTGTCACGCATAGACCGGAACCGCAGATAGACCGTGATGGATTCCTCCGGCCTGATATCATCATCTTCCATATAGCCCATTGCGTAATAGGAGGGGACA is a window encoding:
- the htpG gene encoding molecular chaperone HtpG, coding for MANKRGNLSINSDNIFPIIKKWLYSDHDIFFREMISNGCDAITKLKKLEVMGEYTFPEGHKNKIQVIVNPEEKTLKFIDTGLGMTADEVEEYITQIAFSGATEFLEKYKDKTNEDQIIGHFGLGFYSAFMVADEVHIDTLSYKEDAVPVHWECDGGTEYEIGEGSRTEVGTEITLFLNEDALEFANEYRAREIIEKYCSFMPVEIFLSKANAEQEYETIDEADLREDDVVVEHIHEEAKTEEKENENGEKEIVEVSPAQDKVKINKRPVSLSDTHPLWTKHPNDCTDEEYKDFYRKVFMDYKEPLFWIHLNMDYPFNLKGILYFPKINMEYESIEGTIKLYNNQVFIADNIKEVIPEFLMLLKGVIDCPDLPLNVSRSALQNDGFVKKISEYISKKVADKLSGMCKTDRENYEKYWDDISPFIKFGCLKDTKFSERMMDYILYKNIDGKYLTLEDCIKANEKPEEAKETEETVVEETKEETAEDSKKDEEEKEPEKTNIYYVTDEVQQSQYINMFREEGQDAVIMKHNIDSPFISHVEQIKENVRFLRIDADINDSVKEDDAAALEEETKTLSELFKKVLNKENLTVKVEKLKNENVSSMMTVSEESRRMQEMMKMYNMYGMDPSMFGGQETLILNANNKLVQYVLENGDTENTNVICEQLYDLAVLSHRQLTPEEMTKFVTRSNDIMMMLAK
- a CDS encoding response regulator transcription factor, which gives rise to MPRILLLEDDETIAFGIQSAMKKEGSTTVWCRTLKEAGACLDEKTDLVLLDLNLPDGNGFSFCRQVKAFDETLPVIFLTVRDEEKDIVRGLDMGADDYIVKPFLLSVLSSRIRAVLRRSSRTAEMGRLACGHISMDTEKMKAYLGSEEVVLTAGELRLLRVLLENKNQAITRNRLLELLWDADGNFVNDNTLTVTMKRLREKLGNPEQIRTLRGIGYRMEEIAENG
- a CDS encoding sensor histidine kinase — its product is MDKRARRITILGALAAALFLGAVLGFGFSVISAHTQRENAEYMISYTMEEEPELTEKVAKILKESRSVEVSGEGKEWLDRYGYTDGYYRSGLLPAYMGISCAGLAVIFLIWLFWYTKAERGRTQRMEELTAYLEDVNQGRETVLARREDSFSILEDEIYKTVRELRRTKEEACRERQNLADNLADIAHQLKTPITSMSLMVQLIREEEVNRETRAYLERLERQISRMEYLVAGLLTLSRLDAGTLELEQESLDAASVMIQASEPLEPQIKERNQTLDLQMQPECVFCGDRHWTAEIFSNLIKNCSEHAGNGGRITIKYHQNPLYTEILVADNGPGFDREDLPLLFQRFYRGSNACKDSIGIGLALSKALVERQNGTLRAENAANGGACFTARFYTDRSISGIS
- a CDS encoding helix-turn-helix transcriptional regulator; its protein translation is MDDELILKNRLKEARSEKKLSQNQLAEMVGVSRNTISSIETGQFNPTAKLALILCIALDKKFEELFYF
- a CDS encoding ABC transporter permease, translating into MKILREYTLDFIRRNKRTSCAIMIALYLASTFLSALCGFINTMWRDTITLTVFKSGDWHGELFGEAFGRDLPLIKGYSTVDDVLIKGNFITADIEDPRREYLSLRCANAAYWKHMPEKNELTDGRIPEASNEIAISKQYFENHPELKIGDTITLPMGERVKDGTILEATEPLRSGETFSKREERTFTIVGILDAATPSTVPSYYAMGYMEDDDIRPEESITVYLRFRSMRDTYEDLPKIAALIGWEKDEYGEYNLKYNADLLSQHFVFPKEQFHMDNALEALAFPIMFLFLAVLVVGLFVLIIHNAFSLSANSRVTQLGILASIGASPRQIRQSVIWEGLFLMLLPLPAGLATGWFLDHWLIQYVNSINDAARSGNIPKVTFSYGLPSILPAILLTFFTVWFSARIPARKIARLTPIEAIRRGEAGNIKKTRSRHILSRFFGIEGELASSALSARKKSYRTATISLTLSFLVLACFWHLNAFRTVQAEFSAKEDQDQADIEYFLDNGQAPEAEILKDLKSFPHVKEAVFYSNLKSALWITPDMVSDELKNAGGMDAVVDAGKYYPIKRDGEYRVQNYFIGLDDESFTAYCDTLGIDPAPYFDTADIQSIVCNSIADKVNATSTRTDMIDFLKMQEGDILTYTDKILDEEEGESVIQVKAGYITDKTPLPGVEFPGYTLVQFVPMSTLDSMAENVREKRRLGAYHAIGLFKADHRKYISQVRDDLEKFSDRYYGSGDYIISDILEKEKLNNDANKMYSAIIFFISGLMAVIGLSNVWATISGTLKSRRRELSTLRSVGLSPRALSRILSLEALLFGLTPFLISLPVQVLFVAFFLNASGLPFSAYLVHAPFLKILAYTALLLAVMLATYASGSRKIRKENIVDALKDDTI
- a CDS encoding DUF6442 family protein, with protein sequence MEKKEVLELARKKKKGSMDEWETQVSQKGFSFVLMGILLVTLALMIVKIVAGQPWSDVYCIFFVSMGIHYLYNGGKLHKKFEIGLGILSVLAAVLLFVGYISEIF
- a CDS encoding class I SAM-dependent methyltransferase, whose amino-acid sequence is MSKKPSDNEYFWNRRSRVYDDQVWKVYKKAYKKTVKRTLPYLNQEAKVLDFGCGTGNTTIPISQNVREIVAIDTSEEMMEKAVQKAAGEGCRNITFCHTDLMNFSGEPESFDVVTAFNVLLYLSDRDQVLEKIWSLLKPGGVFISATDCLGRNFSRDSVKKFVKSKLHLMPYVAFDTPIGLMRKIQKKGFLVLEIVNLHKNPPNIFIVAQKIDDRDDT